CAGAGGAAACTTTTGAAGGGAGGGATGCTGCCTTCCAGCCACCTTCCAGGACTGTTTCTAAGCTGactcattttccattcattttcaagAGAACCTGTGGGCAATGTAGCATATTAGGTATACGGGCTTCACTTATTTGATTTTTAAGCTGAACCACgtcttgatattttgatatttacaagttTAACATGGACCCAGGAAGTACTGCAATGATGCCTCAAATCAAAGACATAAAATAGTAGGTTTTAAGGTCACACCAGGTCATTTGAAGGATTATTAGCCCAGCCATGAAAGTTTTGATCTTATAAACTTACAAGCTATTATCAGGCACATTAAAGAATAATTACACCCATCCTTAcaaatgggactggaatgacttTAATTATTGTGGTTTCAGTTAAAAAATCTTCACCCTCGATTCTGCCAGGACCCACAGGTTGTCTGGTGTCAAAACAGTCCTGGAACTAAATATCTTTCCAGGCCATCATTCGTTCTTGGATACTTAACAAGTCCAGGTCCTTGATGAATGAATTAGATTGGATACAGAATTCTTCCACTGTAAACCAGTTCTTTGCTTGATTTTGTTACACATTTGAACTCAGAGCAAAATCCAAACAAAGGTACTGAGACACTCAAACTGCTTCAGTTGCAAAGAACAGGTGATAAAGAGGGTGGGAGAGCAAAGTAGCACCTGGCCCGGAGAGTTCCTGGTCCAATAGCACCTTCTACAGCAACGCCCTTCAGTGCGGAGGCGCTTCACCCAAAACTGGTAAAGTCTGAAAATCAAGGAAGAACAAACAATGAAATGTTACTCTTAACCAACATGAAAACTTGGGTTTCTTATTACTCTACCTTTCCAAAGTATTTCAAATCATAGTAAACTACCTAAATACCATGAAGAACAACCTAGATTTGCAGcccatattcaaaataaaaataatgcattacaCTATACTTTGAGAAGCATTGGCTATCAACCTGAAGGAATGCAGCTACTGTTGTTCACAATTCCATCAACATTTATTTACCAAGCTTCTTTGCATTAGCCAACTCCAGGTAATTCCTCGAAATTTACCTTGCTTTCAGGACAAAGACCATGACGATCAAGTCTTGTATACTCTCGTCCTGAACGAGGCCTAAGTGTGTTAACAGAAGATCGAGCCAGCAGTCTGTGAAGATAACACAATACACTATGAAAACAATATGCTATAAgttacattttcaatttttcagcTATAaacatgttaagaaaaatacacaagCAATAAATGTATTATGACAATGATCTGTGCATATTTTACCTATCATGATCAgatgaagaatgagaagaagataGACTCAGAGTGTCGAGGTAGTCACTCATGTCAGAGGCACCAGATGAAGTGGACTTAGCATCACCACTACCACTGCTGCTACCTCCACCACTGACAACTCCAGCAACACCACCCAGCTCTTGACAAGATGCTGCTACACCTGATGAGAAATGGTGCTGtgttatattttataacaaaagttTTGCTTCTTTTCAGAAATCTATCTACAAACATCATCATTTGAGGCTGATAATTTTTTACAAGCACACAACTTTTCTGTTAGAATGAATGTTGAGTTTAAACTTGACTATACCTGAATGTGATGTGGGTGCATTATTTTGAGGATGTGGTGGACGTCTTGATCGCGGCAGAGAAGCATGTAAACAATGTGATGTGAGCAAACGGTCCACAGCTCTTGGTGACTCGCATACACCAGAGTCACTACTAGAAGCAGAATCTCGATTAGCTGGTGGTTTGCCAGGTACAGAAGATGATCGACGCAGCACACATACACCATCAGAATCTCTGGTGTTATTCGTTACAACATTAGGTTTGGCTGTACTGACTTCTCCATCAGTGCTCACGCTCAAGTCAGGAGTTATACTTACTCCATCAGTATCCACACTATCGTGGCGTAGATCACAGCCACTATCTGTCGCAGCTTCAGAGTTGAGACATTCGTCCCTTCTTCTCAAAGAGGAAGTAATTGTCTGCCTGTGAGTTGGTGTAGCAGTTGGAGTTGTGGCTGGCGATGATGGCCAAGCCTCCCTAGGCCGAGAATCTGCAGAGGTTGATCGCCTCGGGGCAAGGACAACATACCTATTACTGCTTGCCACAGATTGAGATCGACCACATCTGCTCTCTGCTATACTCATAGAGCGACTGCGATCACTGACAGGCAGAGTTTTAGTTTCACCTTCATCTGTGAGTGATTCACAAGGCACCAATGCTGCAGAAGGTTGAGAGGGTCCCATAGGGAGGTAGTGGGGATCAGGGGCAGGTGGTCTGGGTGCCATTGCCATGTAATGGCTCTCTGGATCTATTTTTGAATCTGTGGAAGCTGTTAACATACATTCCCCTGTTGCAGGCGAGGTAGGAGTTTTGTTGGTAGCAGTTGAGGTAATCTGCAACTGAGATGTCATGTTGGCAGAAATCGAGGTATTGGTTGTAGGTTTAACAATTACGGAAGAGGGTTGGGTATTAATTGGGGTGCCAGCCTGCAAAGAATTTGAAGCAATTTTcacatcttttacattttcataaagaGACAGACTGGCAGCAAACTCCAAGTTTTCATAATTAGCATGAGCAGTGCCTGTAGGGGGGTCacgatggggagggggaggtgttgGAGGAGGTGTTGGGGGAGGTGTAGGTGCTCGAGGCTTCCcggtctttttccttttattaacaaCAGCATATAGTGCTGCTGGTTGCTGTGTTGTTTGCGGCTGTTGCTGCGAGGGCTGGTTATGTTGTGGTGGTGTTGGTGGAGGTGGTGGATGGCGTAATATTGTACCTGTATTTGCGTCAACAACAGGCATTCGACCCTGTCCATCTACTCTCAACTGTTCTTGTGCTGTGTCCCCATCATCCTTCCTCCCACAGACTAAAGATCCAGCCCAACCAAGAACTTGGCCACAGCCAGGAGCAGCTGATGCCAAACCTCCCTCACACCATACCCCAGAGGATGGTGCCACACTATCTACTGAGTCCCCCGGAAGAGGTCCTTCACAAGTATGGATCTGTGATGCACCTCCATCGCACATGACTAGTCGCCTGGGTGTGTCATAATGAGCAGTAGGGGGCACTCGTGGTGGTGGTGGGATATCATAGTTATCCATTGGATTAAGGGCTACACGAGGTGGGTTTGTTACACTCTGGCCACCAGACTCTGGCTGATTCTGTTCCGCTCTGTGTTGCTGATGATAACACGGGTGCATATTTGGATGCTGGATATTACCTAAAGGGCGCGGGTGGTCGTACAGGGACTCCggtgtgggggagggggcagTCATGCCTTCCCACGACCCCCGCGCCCACGTAGCCGCCCACCAGGCCCCTTCTTCCCCATCAGAGCTACAGAGGGGTGGACCAGATTTACTCACAGTAGAGCAAGCCACCACAGACTGACTCTGGCATGACGACCGCCGCGTCCATGGTGGCCAAGGTGCTGTATGGGCATCTGAATAGTGGCTGTCATTTAGAGGGTCAGGCAGGGTATCCCGTGGTGAGGTAGCTGTGGCATTGGCATCAGAAGCTGCCAGTGAAACAGTCTCACTCAGGTCCATGACACTAACTTCTCTTAGCCATGACAACTCTGTGCGGCTCTCTGCCCTTGAACCTGCAAATCAGGCAAATGTATACCAGTTAAGcaagatatatttataataaaagttgtTTATAGCCACCATGACATTATGAAATATGACTTGACAAAATTTTTAGTAGAGTAAAAGGAAGACATTTCTCAGACTGTCGGTACAACATATTTCTTGAagatacacaaaacaaacaccagtTTTTTTGTGAGATTTATGCTTACATTAGATcatcaaagaaatgaaatatataattaagcaAAAGAAATCTAAGCATCCAGCCATAATACTTATTATGATATCATAACAAATAACTGACAGATAATCTAAATACGATTCTTAACCGATACGAACGTCCTCAAATATCATCATCAAATGCTCGAAGTTTAGTAGTGAAAATCTGCAAACAAAACCCATCCTGAAAATGCTAACTGCTTCTGTCATTGTCAGGGCAGTGGAAATTTTGACTCGCTGTATTCCGAGCTCTCTTAATCTCCTCGCATAATTGTTTTGCAAGTAAAACGATACTCTTCAATCTGATTACAAAAATTGCAACGGCAACCAAGGAATGCTATCCTCGTGGGCGAATATTTCACAATTTGTTGGGGGTTTCACGAAacgtaattgaaaaaaaatcctttacgaATGAAAAGTataattcgtttatttttatacacTGAGCTAACGTCTGAGATACTCTTACCGAACGACAAgcagaaaggaaattaattattgaGAATGGTTTAACACATGGGTTGTGAAACTCAATAGTAACGCtgctacttgttttttttatataattttgaaattactcTCTGTACGATGATGAAATCTGATTGGAAATTCTCCGTCATTTGCAAATCCTGCCCAGTGACTTCTTCATAACGGATCTATACCACAAAACGAGTTATCATTGATTATCAGTTAATACAAAGGCATGTATATGACTAGCTAATAATCTAGCTTAAATAAACAATGGTCTAGAGGACTTGCAAATAATTAATTCAACAATACCAACTAAATCCTTGATTAACCATGCTTTCCATGGAAACTTTAATATTCAGAAAGTAAAGACAATAATGTTACATGGGGGAATAagaataatcaaagaaaaactctttatatacatacatacatacagacatatatatatatatatatatatatatatatatatatatatatatatatatatatatgtgtgtgtgtgtgtgtgtgtgtgtgtgtgtgtgtgcatgtgcgtgtatgtgttttctCCTCACCTGAAGCTGTGGGCGGTCTGGATCTGGGCTGAGCCAGGAGTCCTCGGGCGGCCTGGTCGATGGCGTGAGTCACGGAATGGGGGGCGTCGGAGAGGGCCACGTGCACGCCCATCCACCTCCCACATCGGGATCCTCCCTCCCACACCACACGCCCATCTACCACGCCGTAACGCCTACGAGTTGGGGGTGAGAGTGAAAGGTGGGCGTTATTTCCACAATACGACTGAATACATACAACCATGGGTAACCATTCGATTAATAAGTTTCTAACTCACATCGTGATCGAACCCAGGATTCTGAAATGAGTCCTGGGTTCAATCCCAGTGcgaattataaatttatttctactaagagtgattgtgtgttgattatttcaaaatcattcgAGTATCAAGCTGTAATAGAAATCATTGTACTTTACGTCAGAAGTAATGAAggaaaagcaaaatcataaatgaaatgacATAGAAGAACAACATGAAAGTACAAGAAGGAATAGAAAGGTCACAAAAGAAGCACTGAAGGCGCAAAGAATAACCTATTCAACATGAGAGCAAATGTATACAAGCAATTATCTTCATTTCAGAATCATTCATTTTCCCACTGACTGAAATTTAAAGCCCTCATTTGAGAATCATTCACTTGCTCCTTGACCGAAATTCAAAGCAATTTCCTTCATTTAAcaatcattcatttctctttgactGAAATTCGAGGcaatatcatttatttaaaaatcattcatattctATTCGACCGAAATTCGAagcaatttcattcatttaagaatCATACATTTTCTCCTACACTGAAATTCAAAGCAATTTCCTTCATTTAACAATCATTCATTTTCTACTTAActgaaatacaaagcaaaattaTACATAGCAAATTCCTTATTTAAGCACCATTCATTTCCTAACTGACTGAAATTCAAAGCAATTTCATGAATTTAAGAATCATTCACTTTTTACTTGACCAAAATTCAAGGCAATTTCCTTCACTtaagaattattaattttctccttGACTGAAATtgaaatcaatttccttcatttaagAATCAATCATTTTCTACTTAACTGGAATTCAAAGCAAAACTATACAGAGCAAATTCCTTCATTTT
This genomic stretch from Macrobrachium rosenbergii isolate ZJJX-2024 chromosome 6, ASM4041242v1, whole genome shotgun sequence harbors:
- the LOC136839225 gene encoding mucin-5AC-like, whose product is MVDNTLIEGALKYRDGKKWKQRWAVLDKLSPVADVLQLQLYRDSRDRAKGAATKASLALQNVLALETGFTLDKESYTLGLLCKDVTLVIAFDTRERLLQWQVKMTSTLGEEQQFLVQVLQVPPRSRVSAGPARMHVRDHRFCLTTGTPPRLLAAWSTHDLRRYGVVDGRVVWEGGSRCGRWMGVHVALSDAPHSVTHAIDQAARGLLAQPRSRPPTASGSRAESRTELSWLREVSVMDLSETVSLAASDANATATSPRDTLPDPLNDSHYSDAHTAPWPPWTRRSSCQSQSVVACSTVSKSGPPLCSSDGEEGAWWAATWARGSWEGMTAPSPTPESLYDHPRPLGNIQHPNMHPCYHQQHRAEQNQPESGGQSVTNPPRVALNPMDNYDIPPPPRVPPTAHYDTPRRLVMCDGGASQIHTCEGPLPGDSVDSVAPSSGVWCEGGLASAAPGCGQVLGWAGSLVCGRKDDGDTAQEQLRVDGQGRMPVVDANTGTILRHPPPPPTPPQHNQPSQQQPQTTQQPAALYAVVNKRKKTGKPRAPTPPPTPPPTPPPPHRDPPTGTAHANYENLEFAASLSLYENVKDVKIASNSLQAGTPINTQPSSVIVKPTTNTSISANMTSQLQITSTATNKTPTSPATGECMLTASTDSKIDPESHYMAMAPRPPAPDPHYLPMGPSQPSAALVPCESLTDEGETKTLPVSDRSRSMSIAESRCGRSQSVASSNRYVVLAPRRSTSADSRPREAWPSSPATTPTATPTHRQTITSSLRRRDECLNSEAATDSGCDLRHDSVDTDGVSITPDLSVSTDGEVSTAKPNVVTNNTRDSDGVCVLRRSSSVPGKPPANRDSASSSDSGVCESPRAVDRLLTSHCLHASLPRSRRPPHPQNNAPTSHSGVAASCQELGGVAGVVSGGGSSSGSGDAKSTSSGASDMSDYLDTLSLSSSHSSSDHDRLLARSSVNTLRPRSGREYTRLDRHGLCPESKTLPVLGEAPPH